A stretch of DNA from Arachis hypogaea cultivar Tifrunner chromosome 19, arahy.Tifrunner.gnm2.J5K5, whole genome shotgun sequence:
TTACGGCTAGTTGTCACAGACGCAATGGTTTCATTTATATTATTATGAAACTAAACGGGGTACAACCCCCAACCGTTAACCCTGAAtcaatgattaaaaaaaaaaaaaacttacattttcttttttaaaaatgctTTATACTTTTCAAAACTAAATCGGTGATGGCTGGACAAAATTTAATGAGATATACAACATTGAATTACTGAATTTGCATAACAATACATTACAATGCAAAATGAACAAAGAATTACTGCCTTTATgtagaaaaataactaaatgaagcaGCACATAGATACCAAAGAACGTGAAACATGTGGTGGTTCCTATGAAACTACTTTTCACCTTACAAGATTTCTACATGTGATGCACATGAACGCTTCAACTTCATGCGGAAGCTGGTTCAGATGCAGCTGCAGCAGCTCGCTTCTTGGCGAAGTATTCTTCAGCACGCGCAAGGTTTTTAGCAACAGATGGCTTAACCCATTTCTTACGGCCAGGAAGCACAGTGAGGGAACAACCAGCACTCTCTAGTTTCTCCTTTGCGGATGTTGAAAAAGCACGGGCTTTAAATGTCAACTTCTTACTAAGCTCTCCTTCACCTAAAATCTGAAACAAAAGCACAAGTTTGCAAcacattattttctttcttctttcgtaATCTCTATCTCAGATACTTTGTACAGGTTGTTGATCTATCAAAAGTCAAAACAAGATTCTGGACCTTAAGAAGTTAAATTCACTGCATCATTAACTCGAAGCAAAGGCTTTCTTAAATACACTTGTTGCAAAGGTGTGCTTCTTGGGAAACCAGAAAAGCATTTGCATATTACAGATATGACGCTAGAATTTAATCAACAAATGCATGGTGCTCCATGTGCTATAGTTTCAGTCCCTAAACACTAGCCAATATGCTTTCAGAAGAATAGAAGTTAATTACTAGAGTTATTTCAAATGGCTTcttcaaaatattattgaaagCAATGTCAATGTGAAAATACAGTTGGTTCACCCAAATTTTGTTGCCTTCTGTAGAAAATGATCCTTTAATAATTCACTGTGCAATGACAGAAATGTCATTAGATCTCATTATTTCAATATCAATCTTTTTCAAGTGTTTGGTCTCCTATCAAAGATAGATTTGGATAGGGGAAGGATATTTCATATTTAGAATTTCAGGTCCTTGACATGTCCACTAAAATGTCATTTAAAATTTGACTTTATAGACAAACCCATTAAACATGAGTCTGATCCAAGAACATCTGGGAATTTCAAGGAAATTTACTCTAAGCATGAAAATGGTATAGTTCTTTTATGGTAGATTGTGCTAAGAAAATGTGGCATCCTCATTTGCTGTTCAAGATCATATATCCTAATACCCTAACTCATTTAATCATCAAGAAGGGAAAGTAAGAGAAAAATATGCCACATGATTTATATGCAATTGAATCAATACATGATCTGTACCTTCAAAGGAAGTTTCCTTTCTCTTCCTGATGGATTAATCACACCCTTCTCCTTTAGAGTTTCAAGAGACACCTGTTCACCATCCTTAAATCTAGCATCCTCTATGTCCCTCAGATTTACATGGACATATTTTGGTAGCCCAGCACGCATACCTTatcaaaagagaagagaagggagaAAAGGGGCATCAAAAAATGGTTCCGGAAGAGATACATGCACATGCAAATTATCTTTTGCAAGAATGCTTGCTTCCCTTATTAGATACTATAAGATCATGATAGCGCTGATTAAATCATGATCCGGTTGTAGGAACCAGGCGCAGTATGGCCAACTCCACAAAAGGTTATGAGCCATGAAGGTAGAACCACACAGCTAGACATAAACAGGCATACGAAACCAGTATATAGCAGTTCTCTTAAGTCTTAACTAGGATTTTATTTTCAGCTAGAAAGAAAAACTCCATGCAGCACATCACCGGAAATAACCTTCCTTGTTAGGCGAAGACCAACCACCAGATTATTGGTCTACCAACAGAATTGAACAATCTAGCATTACGCTCTATCTAGTAGTGATACATTAATACTTTTCTCTATTGTTTAATTACCATGTCGGATTAAAGCTCACCATGCAATAGATGCAATGAAAAAACCGATTAAGCTATACATGGCAATCATAATTTACTGTTTCTTGTAGCCCTCATCTAAGTTGCAATAATTGCATTGCAGAAATGACAAAATTGCCTTGAACATCTCTCTGAGGTTCAAGTCATAATCTAATGAAATCCAATCTAGAAGCCCCTATTCtgtagaaataaaacataaagctttTATATTTTGAACATAATAGCATACCGCCAGCAATTCCTCGAAGTTTGGGGATTCGACGGTAAAGGGGCATCTGACCACCCTCGAAACCCTTCCTGACGCCGGGGCCAGACCGTGACTTCTGACCCCTCATCCCAAAACCACAGCTTGCGCCTTGCCCCGCCGATATGCCTCTTCCCTTTCTCTTCGCCTTCTTCCTCGAACCCGGTTGCGGGCCCAGGTTGTCAAGCCTGAACCGCACGCTCGAAGCCCCCGCCGCAGGGGCAGGGGCAGAAGCTGCCTTGTTCACCACCGAGAGGGGTCTTCTGAGCTGCACCCTGAGCGTTGCCGTGTAGCCGCATGGTGTCGAGTTCAACTTCTTGAGGGATCCCTGCAAGTTGAAGCCATGAAATACATGAGCATGGAGTGAAAGGAGACAGAGAGAGCGGTAATGAAGAGAACAGGTGGCAACCTTGAATGGACAAGCAATAGACGGAAATGCGGGTGGCTTTCTGGTGCCGAATGCGAGCGAAGTCGTGGTGGTGGATGATACCGGAATTAGAGAAGCTGAAACTGCCATGTCTATCACTCACTCCACACACTGCCATGTCTATCATAGGATAAGTTTTCTTTTCccacttttttctttctttatttaattatttctattgtaatttatatttatacTACCATCAAAATTTACCTAtaacataaattataaaaaaaattttaagtgtaatAAGCGATGTTTCAATtattttaaccgttaattttaattaatatatattatatatatattttatagttcAGATTAACGGTTAAAACTTAAAaccatagttgtaagaaccgaaTCGGTAATCAAACCGATCAGATTACTGatttactggtttattggttcaaccgataaatcgTTGGTTGAACTGATAAAACCGGTTTTacgtataaaaaatataaaatactaaaaatagtcataaacttaaaaaattcaaaatacatatcttcaattcttcaccaacaTTTTAAAAACAACCAAGTTTCAAagtctaaaaataactaatacaaACATAGGCATGAAATTAGTTAGTACTAGtacaatagtatcttaattaaacacaataagaataacaattcataaactaaatccaATGAGTGATTTAAATTCCCTATTCAGCAAGATAGCAACCTTAAAGGCTTAAATAGTTAAATTCACAGCAACCTTAATATAGTTAAATTCACTGCACAAGCATATTCATAGTCTCAAGCTTTCAACAAGCATATCCATCCCAGAAATTTCAAGTGACAGCAACCTTAAAGGCTTAAATAGTTAAATTCACAGCAACCTTAAATAGTTAAATTCACAGCACAAGCATATTCATAGTGTCAAGCTTTCAACAAGCATATCCATCCCAGaaatttcaagttttcataatagAACAGAATAACATAACATTAGTCATAACAGCTTCataatttcaagttttcaacaAGCATATTCAACACAGAACACATCAACATAACAACATTATTCGTAGTTTCAAGCTTTCAACAAGCATATTCATCCCAGaaatttcaagttttcataacaGAATAGAATAACATAACTCAATTATTCATAAGTCATAACAGCTTCATaattccaaattttcaacaatCATAGTCATAGAGCAGAAGTGCAGAACAGAGGAGAACAACATATTCAACTAACATGTTTGACACagaagaagacgaagacgacGGCGACGGCGACGGCGCGGCAACGGCGAGGAAACGGCGACGGCAATGAGAGACAGGGACGAAGCGGAGCCGCGGGTCTGTTCTGTTCCTTCAAACTTCAGAATGGGTGTCCGGTGGTGAGACGAAGAAGACGACTGCGGCGGCCGGCGGCGGCCGGCGGTGGCTCGGTGAGTGACAGAGTGAGGTGAGGAGGTGAGGGGAAGGGTTAGCCGTTGTGGTGTGGTTACTGGTTAGGGGATTAGGGTTGGAGAAAGTGGAAAGTGGAAACAGGGATTTTGGGGGTATTGGGTATAGCGTATACGAGActtgagtcttttttttttttttttcctaaataaaccaaaacgacgtcgtttggcaaatgaattttaaaaaaagcTTCCAAACCAATCGGTTGAGCAAAAACCGCCAGTTCTTCGATTTTCATCAGAACCGGCCGGTTCAATCCAGTTTTCAGCGGTTCTCTTTCATATTCGATCATATTAATCAACCAGATCAATTATAAATTCGATTCACTGATTTTTCGGTAGAACCGATCAGTCTGATCCAGTTTTTACAACTATGCTTAAAACAAGAAACTCTTCCTAAACTATTAAGTTACCAATATTTGAACTATACTTGTGACAAAACAAAAGATCATTTATATAAGATTACTCATTTGTGCTTTCTCCAACTCCTACATGCTATATTGTTTTCTTACTCCTAAttacttttgtttatttattatttgtattgGCCATTGctcgttttatttgtttttgggcTGGTCAGAGTATCGTATTTTCACTTGCAGTTGTTTTACTCCTGAATCTCAACACTCGTGCAGTGATTTGGGCTTTTGATGTTCTTGGATCTATTCCAGctatttaatttttcaataagATCCAGTAGTTGGCCCTGATATATTGGGCTTTTAAACGTAAGAAACCattcaacataaaaaaaatattaaactaaaacaaaaacaaaaagattaaacACATGTATTGGacgcaagaaaaacaaaattatacgaaaacaatcaattatttttataaaatatataataaaaataaaataaattaaataactcatatatttatataaatatacaatGACTAATCACCGATTGAATTTGGATGTGTTTAACGCCATCCATCCCAATCTTTGTTGTATTATGTTTTTGAAAGCACTATTTGACTACCGTAGAGAGCACTAGTTAATAGTTATTAAGGTATTATTTAAGAGTTTAACCATATAAATTGGCTTAGAAAATACGTGTTAGCACGCAAGAATAGCACATAGGTAAAACCTGGGAGATGAGATGAGTGAGGTAACAAACTAGCATACTTAAGCGAGAGCTCTTAGTAGTTAGTAGGTACTGGCATCATAAATTGGGTATAAATATAGAATAGGAGAAGAATGACACCTCTTATTAGGTTGGTGTTGCCGTGTTGGTGAGTGTGCCCTCGGGGCTCGAGTGTGATTATCCTATGTCCATACCTAGCTTACTTAGAGCATACCATTTCAGGATATTTTTCCAAGTTCATCATACTAGTTAATCCACCCCAAATATATCATGTCATTTTTATTTAGCTTCGCATCGTAGGGCGTGGTAAATTAAATGTCACCCAACACCATCATGACATATGCGTTCTCTTAAGAGCTACACACTATGCTTGTTTAGCCCACTGTAGTTCTTTGTTTCAGCAAATTGAGGTTACTGTAGTTGCAATTCTTGGAGTCCATTTCTAACTTCATTCACAACCACCACCCAACAAAATTAACCACTTTGCTATTCTGGATTTCTGAACTTATATTGTAAGTAGATAGATTCCCTATCAATTTTGTTGATGtcacctttttcttattttcttatctttacattcATATTCTTATATTCAGATATTCGTAaggctaaaatttttttattatagattATAAATGTGTGTAAATTAGGACTCGCAATGGATAGAGTAGGGTGGATTCTGTTCTAATTCTACCTGtgggttaaaaattttattaaaattctatcCTACTCTATTCACAGGTTGAGAATCTCTTaatcctaaccctacccgcatcctaaagttctaaaccctaccctatcaTACCCTACCTgctaaaatatcaatttttttttcaaaacaaatataaaattcaataattctaaatttcatacatattaataaaataaaaaataaaaaactaatactttaaattactaaattaattaattagtctaGTGGATGCTCACTTATTGCAAgatattatatgaaaaaaattgtgGATTCAACTCTTACCTCCTTCACTgtatacctaatttttataaaaatatgtgttatatatggaACGTTAATAGGGTAGGATAAGGTACCCCCtaagtaattatattttttaaattcaatttaaatgaaattattACATGTGTGATTtccttttttaaattgaaattttagagAAAACTGAAATCGAACGTTTCTCATTTCTtacaattaaaaatttatgaaTATAAATTTGGAGGGTCTGATTTTCTTCTCCTAAAAAAATTTACCGTCTGATTTCTAACGTCTAAACTTAacggtgtattttttatttatgtttgtcacGTTTGGATATGTATAACACTATACTCTAGCGACTTATAACTTTAGAAAATGCCATTTTTAGtccaatatcaaaattaatttctgtATATAAATATGTCATGATAAATTGatccaaaaaacacaaaaatcaaataaatattaacATTTTCTAGTGTTGAGATCacgaaaaagaaataataattattCTTAGATTATTATAATTTAGTGGAACCCAAACACAatagaaattatttaaaaaaatgattattGAAGATCATATCCGACTCCTATCATTGTTCTGATATGCATGCCGAAAAAGTTGAAAATGATTTTATATAGGGgggtttaattatatttgttCCCGGTTGGGAATGAAGGCAAGCTACGATAGAGAAGAAGAGATAGGAAGTGGTAACATTATGGTGAAAACTATATATGGAGCTAGATATATATTAGGAGGAGAAGCTACTTTTATAAGAATGAAAAAATGGCTATATGCAAAGGGAAACTGCAACCGAAATTTCGAAGTAATAACTAAACAGCTATTCGATCACAGAAAGTTAGATGGAGGCTGAGCCCCCAATGAAGTGGCAATGAGGGAGGCACAGTACTCATTGCGGAGCTATGTGAAGATGAAGACTAGTGAGTAGTGAACTATATAATAACCTAACTCTTTGACCTCCATTTTTGGGGGTCAATATATAATAAGACCAATCAATCACTACTATTGATCCATCCAGTCAAAATAATATCTTTGATTGCATATGGTAATGGGCACATAGGGGATAAAGACAATTATCTGATTCTTCTTCTCACCATATATCACCCATCTTATTAGTAGTTAGTACCAAGATAGTGATGTAGCTTTCATTTGCTTTCGTCTCGTAACTAATTACTTCCAAGCTCATGAATTATTTTCTTACCATAATACTCTTCTCTCTTGACCTTTTCCTCCAAACATGCCATTCCTTCTTGTGTTCTTTTCTTTATGTTAGTCCCAACTCCCAACCAAAGTCACACCAGATCGAATCACTCCATATTCATTCatgtgaaaataataactaataactaatAGTTATTACATGATTCCACATGTTTTATTAAActgtttaatatataattatatatacatcTTAGCTATTATCGTCAttttaccaaaataaaaataaaaattattaaaaactaatactttttattaatataagTTAGCATTTTGCATcattactttatttttatactaataggatttaagatttagaataatTTAAGTTGGCCAAAATATTaatcaaatgaaaaaaatttagcgaccaac
This window harbors:
- the LOC112776213 gene encoding large ribosomal subunit protein uL15c gives rise to the protein MAVSASLIPVSSTTTTSLAFGTRKPPAFPSIACPFKGSLKKLNSTPCGYTATLRVQLRRPLSVVNKAASAPAPAAGASSVRFRLDNLGPQPGSRKKAKRKGRGISAGQGASCGFGMRGQKSRSGPGVRKGFEGGQMPLYRRIPKLRGIAGGMRAGLPKYVHVNLRDIEDARFKDGEQVSLETLKEKGVINPSGRERKLPLKILGEGELSKKLTFKARAFSTSAKEKLESAGCSLTVLPGRKKWVKPSVAKNLARAEEYFAKKRAAAAASEPASA